One segment of Pseudomonadota bacterium DNA contains the following:
- a CDS encoding SRPBCC family protein, which produces MTSKWLIAVILLLVILAALAFFSRKSVRAELAIAANPTEVGSTITDPDSYPSWNPILIEVNGRFIEGETLAVVMKNDDGSTTNVQAKARKVVPNSTLNQVGGIPGVLTFDHTWRLEETDEGTRVTQFEQYRGIGVLFWDPSSVQRAYAEGNQRL; this is translated from the coding sequence ATGACATCCAAATGGCTTATTGCCGTTATCCTATTGCTTGTGATTCTCGCGGCATTGGCGTTTTTCAGTCGAAAGTCGGTGCGTGCGGAATTGGCGATAGCCGCAAACCCTACAGAGGTAGGGTCCACGATTACGGATCCAGACTCCTATCCATCTTGGAATCCTATATTGATCGAGGTGAACGGTCGGTTCATCGAAGGTGAGACATTGGCGGTCGTGATGAAAAATGACGACGGGAGCACGACGAACGTCCAAGCCAAAGCACGCAAGGTGGTGCCAAATTCGACGCTCAATCAAGTCGGCGGCATTCCGGGTGTACTGACCTTCGATCACACCTGGCGCTTGGAAGAGACGGATGAGGGAACGCGCGTTACACAATTTGAACAATACCGAGGAATTGGCGTGTTGTTTTGGGATCCGTCTTCCGTGCAACGCGCCTACGCCGAGGGCAATCAGCGCCTCTAA